A window from Candidatus Omnitrophota bacterium encodes these proteins:
- a CDS encoding FAD-dependent oxidoreductase: MKKVMIIGAGFAGLSAARKLAKCAGGLGLEVTLFDKKEYSAFLPLIPDCIGRRINPQFLLCNIGDFCRKLKIKLVCEEVAAVDFESKHVVTAASNYAYDFLIIASGSQTNFFSNQAAQNYAYALNNIDDAKKITAALKSNKFEHFIVCGGGYTGVEAAANLWLYFKKSGREKKIIIVERAASILGSLPDWMKTYAWDNLKSMGIEILANSVIEEIQEDKVRVSARPAFEKAMLIWVPGVRTADFIQKLPVKKNPQGRIVADEYLRVNPHCFCAGDTAFFGDKNNFLRMAVQFAISQGSHAAVNIIRSIKNLPLEKFRPLDLGYIVPLANNRSCGEVFGLKVKGLLATLLHFMMCIFRLQGLSNRWGLVCNLLNTGQGGERC, encoded by the coding sequence ATGAAAAAAGTTATGATTATCGGCGCTGGTTTTGCCGGCTTAAGCGCGGCAAGAAAGCTGGCTAAGTGTGCAGGAGGCTTAGGGTTGGAGGTTACTCTTTTTGACAAAAAAGAGTATTCTGCCTTTCTGCCGCTTATCCCTGACTGCATCGGTAGAAGAATCAATCCGCAGTTCCTCCTTTGTAATATTGGGGATTTTTGCAGAAAGCTAAAAATAAAGCTGGTTTGTGAAGAGGTCGCTGCCGTTGACTTTGAATCCAAACATGTTGTTACCGCGGCTTCTAATTATGCCTATGATTTTTTAATTATTGCCAGCGGCAGCCAGACAAATTTTTTTTCCAATCAAGCGGCGCAAAATTATGCTTATGCTTTAAACAATATAGATGATGCCAAGAAGATTACCGCGGCGCTTAAAAGCAATAAATTTGAGCATTTTATCGTCTGCGGAGGAGGTTACACCGGAGTAGAGGCCGCCGCTAATTTATGGCTATATTTTAAAAAATCCGGCCGGGAAAAGAAAATTATCATTGTTGAGCGGGCTGCGTCAATATTAGGGTCCCTGCCGGATTGGATGAAAACTTATGCGTGGGATAATTTAAAGAGTATGGGGATTGAAATCCTGGCCAATTCAGTTATCGAAGAGATCCAGGAGGATAAAGTCAGGGTTTCCGCAAGGCCGGCATTTGAGAAAGCCATGCTGATCTGGGTACCCGGTGTTAGGACCGCTGATTTCATACAGAAGCTGCCGGTTAAAAAGAATCCTCAGGGCAGGATAGTTGCGGATGAATATTTAAGGGTAAACCCGCACTGTTTTTGCGCCGGGGATACCGCTTTTTTTGGGGATAAAAATAATTTTTTGAGAATGGCGGTCCAGTTTGCCATTAGCCAGGGATCCCATGCGGCAGTTAATATAATCAGAAGCATTAAAAACCTTCCGCTTGAAAAATTCCGGCCGCTGGATTTAGGTTATATTGTCCCCCTGGCCAACAACCGCTCCTGCGGCGAGGTTTTTGGTCTCAAGGTAAAGGGGTTATTAGCGACGCTGCTGCATTTTATGATGTGTATTTTTCGCCTGCAGGGTTTAAGTAACCGCTGGGGTTTGGTCTGTAATCTTTTAAATACCGGGCAAGGAGGTGAAAGATGTTAG
- a CDS encoding zinc metalloprotease HtpX, producing MWSLQLRMWLLVTLLFGIIYALLVIVGRSFFHVGGFSFYLIISLVMMFIQYMLGPKLVEWSMRVKYIKREENPRLFQMVESLSMRANIPMPRIGIAQIDIPNAFAFGRSLRDGRVCVTAGIMQLLDDEELKAVLGHELSHLKNHDVLTITLLSVIPMIMYRIAWQFLFYGRRRDERGGNTVLIGLAAFLFYFVTNLLVLYASRIREYFADRGSVLLGNQPKALASSLYKLAYGSAKLNPESLKQTEGMKAFFINDPSQGRKEVLELSQLDLDKSGTIDASELDLLRRSNIRLNLGDKMLELLSTHPNMLKRIKKLSEYRA from the coding sequence ATGTGGTCATTACAGTTAAGGATGTGGTTATTGGTAACTCTTTTGTTCGGGATTATCTATGCGTTACTAGTTATCGTAGGCAGGAGTTTTTTCCATGTTGGCGGTTTTAGTTTCTATTTAATTATTTCTTTAGTGATGATGTTTATCCAGTATATGCTGGGGCCCAAGCTTGTGGAATGGAGCATGCGCGTAAAATACATCAAGCGGGAAGAAAACCCCCGCTTGTTTCAGATGGTCGAATCTTTGAGCATGCGCGCCAATATCCCGATGCCCAGAATCGGTATTGCCCAGATCGATATCCCCAATGCTTTTGCTTTTGGCCGCTCGTTAAGGGATGGCCGGGTTTGCGTAACTGCCGGAATTATGCAGTTACTCGACGATGAAGAATTAAAAGCAGTGCTTGGGCATGAATTAAGCCATTTGAAGAACCACGATGTGCTGACGATTACTTTGCTTTCCGTGATCCCGATGATCATGTACCGGATTGCCTGGCAGTTTTTATTTTACGGCCGCCGGCGTGATGAGCGGGGCGGCAATACCGTATTAATCGGACTGGCCGCTTTCTTATTTTATTTTGTGACCAATCTTTTGGTGCTCTATGCCTCGCGGATCCGGGAGTATTTTGCCGACCGGGGTTCAGTGCTTTTGGGAAACCAGCCCAAGGCTTTGGCTTCCAGCCTGTATAAATTGGCTTACGGGTCAGCAAAATTAAATCCGGAATCTTTAAAGCAAACTGAAGGAATGAAGGCCTTTTTCATCAATGACCCGTCTCAAGGCCGCAAGGAAGTCTTGGAGTTATCGCAATTGGATCTGGATAAAAGCGGCACGATCGACGCTTCCGAGCTGGATTTACTTAGAAGATCAAATATACGTCTGAATTTAGGGGATAAGATGCTTGAGCTTTTAAGCACGCACCCGAATATGCTTAAGCGCATCAAGAAGCTTTCCGAATATAGGGCTTAA
- a CDS encoding DoxX family protein, translated as MLDWGILILRLGIGIMFVAHGLQMAFGLFGGPGVKGFSGMLSSLGFFPAIFWSYVASYTVLVGGLLLIAGVQTRPAATLLLIFILTAAIKVHLSKGFFLSNGGFEYTFVIAATCLALIFLGPGNFSILR; from the coding sequence ATGTTAGACTGGGGAATATTGATTTTGAGGTTGGGAATAGGTATTATGTTTGTGGCGCACGGCCTGCAAATGGCTTTTGGATTATTCGGCGGGCCGGGAGTCAAAGGTTTTTCCGGAATGCTTTCCAGTTTAGGATTTTTTCCGGCGATATTCTGGTCCTATGTTGCCTCATACACGGTGTTAGTTGGGGGGCTATTGCTGATTGCCGGGGTACAAACCCGGCCGGCCGCAACCCTGCTTTTGATTTTTATCCTTACTGCCGCAATTAAAGTACATTTAAGTAAGGGGTTCTTTTTGTCTAACGGCGGTTTTGAATATACCTTTGTTATTGCCGCAACCTGTCTTGCCCTTATTTTCTTGGGGCCGGGAAACTTTAGTATTTTACGTTGA
- a CDS encoding DUF1573 domain-containing protein, with product MRKIISLFCLSFLVFQFACAEKEVIDPNAWDFGKAKQGEVLKHDFLFKNETKSVLNITSVNTSCGCTASQSDKKSLKPGEKTTINVSFNSHGYLGQVQQFVYVNTDNADLAVARFTIKAQITK from the coding sequence ATGCGTAAAATTATAAGTTTATTTTGTTTAAGTTTTCTTGTTTTCCAATTCGCCTGCGCGGAAAAAGAAGTTATTGATCCAAATGCGTGGGATTTTGGCAAGGCCAAGCAGGGCGAGGTTTTAAAACACGATTTTCTATTTAAAAATGAAACTAAAAGTGTTTTAAACATAACCTCCGTAAATACATCCTGCGGATGCACTGCTTCGCAATCGGACAAGAAATCCTTAAAACCCGGGGAGAAGACGACGATAAATGTAAGTTTTAACTCTCACGGATATCTGGGCCAAGTTCAACAGTTTGTATATGTGAATACCGATAATGCCGATCTGGCGGTAGCCAGGTTTACCATTAAAGCGCAAATAACTAAATAA